The nucleotide window GGGTCATCTTCATTACTTAATTTATCAATGATATTGCGTAGACTTAATCTATTTTCGATAAATTGTAGGTAATAATAACCAACCGTAGCATCACTAGATGAGAAGTTATTTTCCACGTAAAAGCGTCCTTCCATCCTAATCTCACTCAAAGCTATACCCAGTTCCACGATATCTTTGGCTAAAGAAACGTCATAGATCCAATATTCAACTTTGCTCTTAGTTAGGATCTGTCCATCTGCCCAGCACTGCCAATCTTGTTTAGAATAATATCCACTCTCACATGCTATGTACAAATAATCTGCGATCATGATAAATTGCCTCCTAAAAAAAAACTCTGAAAATACACCCCGAAACCCATACAATTTGAGTTACAAAATTGATTAATCTATTATTTGCTTATCCGGATTGATTGGGTCTTCTAGATGAATTCCGTTAGCCATAATACTTGTTATTACCTCAACCGATTCGTTATCTTTATTCGCTGAATACGCAGAAAAGGTAAACAGATACGTGCCCTCTGCCAACTCATCCACTTTCAAATAATTAATGCTATCGTTTGGTATATAGCCGCTTGGCTCCATCCGAATAGATTCAACATTAGAGAACACAATACATCCATTATTAATATCTTCGTCAGAATAATAATCCCACTGGTTCGTTCTAACTCTAGATAT belongs to Paenibacillus sp. FSL H8-0079 and includes:
- a CDS encoding DUF6258 family protein, producing the protein MHPNAFIQTIYLGDRGCKKIIMDGWNSEVRIQVTTISRVRTNQWDYYSDEDINNGCIVFSNVESIRMEPSGYIPNDSINYLKVDELAEGTYLFTFSAYSANKDNESVEVITSIMANGIHLEDPINPDKQIID